From the genome of Phreatobacter cathodiphilus, one region includes:
- a CDS encoding DoxX family protein, which yields MDSLNPTLNAWAPRVLSVLRIMFALVLLQHALVKLFGFPMSVNFAPVGSLPWIAACIEFVTGLLILFGFFTRPAAFILAGTMAAAYFIGHAGRGFFPIQNGGNLAIMYCFTALYLVFAGPGPWSVDAQRSNNP from the coding sequence ATGGACAGCCTCAATCCGACCCTCAACGCCTGGGCGCCGCGCGTGCTCTCGGTGCTCCGCATCATGTTCGCGCTGGTGCTGCTGCAGCACGCTCTCGTGAAGCTCTTCGGCTTCCCCATGAGCGTCAACTTCGCTCCGGTCGGCTCGCTGCCGTGGATCGCCGCCTGTATCGAATTCGTCACGGGCCTTTTGATTCTGTTCGGCTTTTTCACCCGCCCGGCGGCCTTCATCCTCGCCGGCACGATGGCGGCGGCCTATTTCATCGGCCATGCCGGCCGGGGCTTCTTCCCCATCCAGAACGGCGGCAACCTCGCCATCATGTACTGCTTCACGGCGCTCTATCTGGTCTTCGCCGGACCCGGCCCGTGGAGCGTCGACGCCCAGCGTTCGAACAATCCCTGA
- a CDS encoding DMT family transporter, producing the protein MPVLSRAATGILFKLMSTVAFTSMSTLVRVAGKEIPVGEVVFCRSFFALIPLFLMLAWRDEVMDAFRYVSFRSHMKRGVIGAAGMFSGFVGLTLLPLADSTAISYAAPLMVVPLAYFILGEQVRVYRWSAVAVGFVGVLVILWPHLDVGALGNRPDSQRTGAMFALGGAVCAAFATIQVRRLVNTETTAAIVFTFMALCATLALLTWPLGLALPVIGQWTVPTPLQAFILVMVGVTGGLGQIFLTLSYRYADTSLIAPFDYFSMIWAVIMGYLVFADLPSAYVITGGTIVVASGIFVIWREHKLGIERARQRKVSTPQG; encoded by the coding sequence ATGCCCGTCCTCTCCCGCGCCGCCACGGGAATCCTCTTCAAGCTGATGTCGACGGTGGCCTTCACCTCCATGTCGACGCTGGTGCGCGTGGCGGGCAAGGAAATCCCGGTCGGCGAGGTGGTCTTCTGCCGCTCCTTCTTCGCCCTCATCCCGCTCTTCCTCATGCTCGCCTGGCGCGATGAGGTGATGGACGCCTTTCGCTATGTGAGCTTCCGCTCGCACATGAAGCGCGGCGTCATCGGCGCCGCCGGCATGTTTTCCGGCTTCGTCGGCCTGACCCTGCTTCCCCTCGCCGATTCCACCGCCATCAGCTACGCCGCCCCGCTCATGGTGGTGCCGCTGGCCTATTTCATCCTCGGCGAACAGGTGCGCGTCTATCGCTGGTCGGCGGTCGCCGTCGGCTTCGTCGGGGTGCTCGTCATCCTCTGGCCCCATCTCGACGTCGGCGCCCTCGGCAACCGCCCCGACAGCCAGCGCACCGGCGCCATGTTCGCCCTCGGCGGCGCGGTCTGCGCCGCCTTCGCCACCATCCAGGTGCGCCGGCTCGTCAACACCGAGACGACGGCTGCCATCGTCTTCACCTTCATGGCCCTCTGCGCCACCCTCGCCCTGCTCACCTGGCCGCTGGGCCTCGCCCTCCCCGTCATCGGCCAGTGGACCGTGCCGACGCCGCTGCAGGCCTTCATCCTCGTCATGGTCGGCGTCACAGGCGGACTCGGCCAGATTTTCCTGACGCTGAGCTACCGCTATGCCGACACCTCGCTCATCGCGCCCTTCGACTATTTCTCGATGATTTGGGCGGTGATCATGGGCTATCTCGTCTTCGCCGACCTGCCGAGCGCCTATGTGATCACCGGTGGCACCATCGTCGTCGCCTCCGGCATCTTCGTCATCTGGCGCGAGCACAAACTCGGCATCGAGCGCGCCCGCCAGCGCAAGGTCTCCACGCCCCAGGGGTGA
- a CDS encoding Fic family protein, which translates to MPVIRSDTHGDLFAQITSLNLERQQLLLRDSIAVALRIPFRIDEHLVLALHAACATFLVERPGRYRTEPVFVSYSDRLFPDPEHVPTLVRELIVDVYRRWHEDDPFTLAAYALWRLNWIHPFDDANGRTARAVAVYIVSVKFGRWMPGRIDALQIIKGNHDRYVAALQHADRGMAPRRISWSR; encoded by the coding sequence ATGCCGGTCATCAGGTCCGACACCCATGGCGACCTGTTTGCCCAGATCACGAGCCTCAACCTGGAGCGTCAGCAACTCCTGTTGCGCGACTCCATAGCCGTCGCTTTGCGGATCCCGTTCAGGATCGACGAACACCTCGTCCTCGCCCTTCATGCGGCTTGTGCCACGTTCCTGGTAGAAAGGCCTGGGCGCTACAGGACCGAGCCTGTATTCGTCAGCTATTCTGACCGTCTCTTTCCCGATCCGGAACACGTCCCGACCCTGGTCCGCGAACTGATCGTGGACGTCTACCGGCGGTGGCACGAGGACGATCCCTTCACACTCGCTGCCTACGCTCTGTGGCGCCTCAACTGGATACACCCGTTCGACGACGCGAACGGCAGGACTGCCCGAGCAGTAGCCGTCTATATCGTGTCCGTGAAGTTCGGGAGGTGGATGCCGGGGCGCATCGACGCCCTTCAGATCATCAAGGGCAATCATGACCGCTACGTAGCTGCGCTCCAGCATGCCGACCGCGGTATGGCGCCTCGCCGGATTTCCTGGAGCCGATGA
- the murJ gene encoding murein biosynthesis integral membrane protein MurJ yields MIRNIFSVSALTLLSRLFGFVRDLMFAAILGAGPLADAFFVAFRIPNQFRAIFAEGAFSAAFVPGFAKVAAERGQNAALVFADRIFAYLILAQLVLLAAAFIFMPTVVSLMAPGFAGDPVRFPVAVELTRITFPYLALVSLVILVSGVLNAVGRFAAAAATQVVLSLGIIGGLLLARHFPTPAHAAAWGIIVAGILQFLLVAVDALRANVMVELRLPRVTPDVKRFWKTFVPATLGSAGTQIAVLADTVVASYLVAGSVSWLYYADRLNQLPMGVISIAVGTVLLSEMSRRVSAGDEAGARTAQLRAIELTFVFTLPAVAAFIVVPDILMKALFMRGAFSENDAVQSARALAAYGTGLAALVLIRPLTVTFHARGDTTTPVIAVAVAIAVNVALKFALMGPLGHVGLATATSVGAWINVMLLLVFARRKELFTLDTRARTVLPQIAVAFAVLTLALVVSSTIMASLPGPGLDPKLALAILLVVGGAAYGLVLVLLFGKQFMADLKRLRRGLNG; encoded by the coding sequence GTGATCAGGAACATCTTCTCGGTCTCGGCGCTGACCCTGCTCAGCCGGCTGTTCGGCTTCGTGCGCGATCTCATGTTCGCGGCGATTCTCGGCGCCGGACCACTGGCCGATGCCTTCTTCGTCGCCTTCCGCATTCCCAACCAGTTCCGCGCCATCTTCGCCGAGGGCGCCTTCTCCGCCGCCTTCGTGCCGGGGTTCGCCAAGGTTGCGGCGGAGCGGGGACAGAACGCCGCCCTCGTCTTCGCCGACCGCATCTTCGCCTACCTGATCCTCGCCCAGCTCGTGCTGCTGGCCGCCGCCTTCATCTTCATGCCGACCGTGGTGTCGCTGATGGCGCCGGGCTTTGCCGGCGACCCCGTGCGCTTCCCCGTCGCCGTGGAGCTCACCCGCATCACCTTTCCCTATCTCGCCTTGGTCTCGCTGGTGATCCTCGTCAGCGGCGTTCTGAACGCGGTCGGGCGCTTCGCCGCGGCAGCGGCGACGCAGGTCGTCCTCAGCCTCGGCATCATCGGCGGGCTGCTGCTGGCCCGGCATTTCCCGACACCCGCCCATGCCGCCGCCTGGGGCATCATCGTCGCCGGGATCCTGCAGTTCCTGCTCGTCGCGGTGGACGCGCTCAGGGCCAACGTCATGGTGGAGCTGCGCCTGCCCAGGGTGACGCCGGACGTGAAGCGGTTCTGGAAGACGTTCGTGCCGGCGACGCTGGGCTCGGCCGGCACGCAGATCGCCGTGCTCGCCGATACGGTGGTGGCGAGCTATCTCGTCGCCGGCTCGGTCTCCTGGCTCTACTATGCGGATCGGCTGAACCAACTGCCGATGGGCGTGATCTCCATCGCGGTCGGCACGGTGCTCCTGTCGGAGATGAGCCGGCGGGTCTCGGCGGGAGACGAGGCGGGCGCCCGCACGGCGCAGCTGCGCGCCATCGAGCTCACCTTCGTCTTCACCCTGCCGGCGGTGGCCGCCTTCATCGTGGTGCCCGACATCCTGATGAAGGCCCTGTTCATGCGGGGCGCCTTCTCCGAGAACGACGCGGTGCAGTCGGCCCGGGCGCTCGCCGCCTACGGCACGGGGCTGGCCGCGCTGGTTCTGATCCGGCCGCTCACCGTCACCTTCCACGCGCGCGGCGATACGACCACGCCCGTCATCGCGGTGGCGGTGGCGATCGCCGTGAACGTGGCGCTGAAATTCGCCCTGATGGGGCCGCTCGGCCATGTGGGTCTCGCCACCGCCACCAGTGTCGGCGCCTGGATCAACGTCATGCTGCTCCTGGTCTTCGCGCGGCGGAAGGAGCTGTTCACGCTCGACACGCGGGCCCGCACCGTGCTGCCGCAGATCGCGGTCGCCTTTGCCGTGCTGACCCTCGCCCTCGTCGTCTCGTCGACGATCATGGCGAGCCTGCCCGGCCCCGGCCTCGACCCGAAGCTGGCCCTCGCCATTCTCCTGGTGGTGGGCGGGGCGGCTTACGGACTGGTGCTGGTCCTGCTCTTCGGCAAGCAGTTCATGGCGGATCTCAAACGCCTGAGACGCGGATTGAACGGCTAG
- a CDS encoding PaaI family thioesterase yields MDGAIPTAGPVPPGFVRLGETEGFIGLAGPYYWRPTPSGAVEYGFGAELRHGNPNGVLHGGSLTTFMDTVLGYEVIRVTGRRCATIALNTQFLAGGRAGDWVTGRIAMRRLTGSMAFIDGEVLAGETLVATTTAIFRLFKPEGAPHLLRGGPPIAAG; encoded by the coding sequence ATGGATGGTGCGATTCCGACTGCAGGACCAGTGCCGCCGGGCTTCGTCCGCCTCGGCGAGACCGAGGGGTTCATCGGCCTCGCCGGCCCCTATTACTGGCGGCCGACGCCCTCGGGAGCGGTCGAGTATGGGTTCGGCGCGGAGCTCCGCCATGGCAACCCGAACGGCGTGCTGCACGGCGGCTCCCTCACCACCTTCATGGACACGGTGCTGGGCTACGAGGTGATCCGCGTCACCGGGCGACGCTGCGCCACCATCGCGCTCAATACGCAGTTCCTCGCCGGCGGGCGGGCCGGCGACTGGGTCACCGGGCGGATCGCCATGCGGCGGCTGACCGGGTCCATGGCTTTCATCGACGGAGAGGTGCTGGCCGGCGAGACACTGGTCGCCACCACGACCGCGATCTTCCGCCTGTTCAAGCCCGAGGGCGCGCCGCACCTCCTGCGCGGCGGGCCACCGATCGCGGCCGGCTGA
- a CDS encoding transaldolase has translation MPAIADLKVKLYTDGAEKASIVEMGKKPWIQGFTTNPSLLKKAGVSDYGAYAKDLVAAVPDHHISFEVFSDDLKEMEAQARVIATWGKNVYVKLPVTNSKGEPLYDLIHKLSREGVKINFTALYTVEQIKASVEALKGGAPSIVSVFAGRLGDAGHDYMPVMTYAVGLARGTDTVEVIWASTREVWNVIEADRIGCHIITAPADILKKLEGLGRAPEDISLDTVKGFVADAQAAGLTLDV, from the coding sequence ATGCCGGCCATCGCCGACCTGAAGGTCAAGCTCTACACGGACGGGGCCGAGAAGGCCTCCATCGTCGAGATGGGGAAGAAGCCGTGGATCCAGGGCTTCACCACCAACCCCTCGCTCCTGAAGAAGGCCGGCGTCTCCGACTACGGCGCCTATGCGAAAGACCTCGTCGCGGCGGTGCCCGACCATCACATCTCCTTCGAGGTCTTCTCCGACGATCTGAAGGAAATGGAGGCGCAGGCGCGCGTCATCGCGACCTGGGGGAAGAACGTCTACGTCAAGCTGCCCGTGACGAACTCGAAGGGCGAGCCGCTCTACGACCTCATCCACAAGCTCTCCCGCGAGGGGGTGAAGATCAATTTCACCGCGCTCTACACGGTGGAGCAGATCAAGGCCTCGGTGGAGGCGCTGAAGGGCGGCGCGCCCTCCATCGTCTCGGTCTTCGCCGGGCGCCTGGGCGACGCCGGCCACGACTACATGCCGGTCATGACCTATGCGGTGGGCCTCGCCCGCGGCACCGACACGGTGGAGGTCATCTGGGCCTCGACCCGCGAGGTGTGGAACGTCATCGAGGCGGACCGCATCGGCTGCCACATCATCACGGCCCCCGCCGACATCCTGAAGAAGCTGGAGGGCCTCGGCCGCGCGCCGGAGGACATCTCGCTCGACACGGTGAAGGGCTTCGTGGCGGACGCGCAGGCCGCCGGGCTGACGCTCGACGTCTGA
- a CDS encoding YccF domain-containing protein — MGPIRLILNILWFVLGGLIAGLAWFVAGAIAAITIIGLPWAFACFRIGSYTLWPFGRDVVWASELTGRPSGAMGVLRFLGNVIWFVPIGFTLMVIHVAAALACFVTIVGIPFGWAHLKLAAASVFPLGQRVVASDVADLARRQSASTALAGWRR; from the coding sequence ATGGGACCCATCCGCCTCATCCTCAACATCCTCTGGTTCGTTCTCGGCGGCCTCATTGCCGGCCTCGCCTGGTTCGTGGCCGGCGCGATCGCGGCGATCACCATCATCGGCCTGCCCTGGGCCTTCGCCTGTTTCCGCATCGGCTCCTACACGCTCTGGCCCTTCGGCCGCGACGTGGTCTGGGCGAGCGAACTCACCGGACGCCCGTCGGGCGCCATGGGCGTGCTGCGCTTCCTCGGCAACGTCATCTGGTTCGTCCCGATCGGCTTCACGCTGATGGTGATCCACGTCGCCGCTGCCCTCGCCTGTTTCGTCACCATCGTCGGCATTCCCTTCGGCTGGGCGCATCTGAAACTGGCGGCGGCCTCGGTCTTCCCGCTGGGGCAGCGCGTCGTCGCATCCGACGTCGCCGATCTGGCGCGTCGCCAGTCCGCCTCGACGGCGCTGGCCGGCTGGCGGCGCTGA
- a CDS encoding Gfo/Idh/MocA family protein: MTQSPFAGSPLRVGVVGLGVMGKNHARVLAELPGVTLAGVADPDAAQVDFVTSRLGCPGFASLEALMDAGIDALTIAAPTQLHTPIALAAIARGIHVLVEKPIAQSVEEGRRIIDAAERAGVTLMVGHVERFNPAVQSIRQAIADDDILSIQITRVGPFPPRMSDIGVVIDLAVHDIDLIRWFTGSEIAEIQPQTNSIHAEREDIALLQFRTASGVLAHINTNWLTPFKARTVHVATRNKYITGDLITRQVTECFDYKPDGSYSMRHLSVAYAEPLRAELVAFIDSVRTGKAPVTGGADGLASLDIAMRCLGERAAPAVQPKLVAGGRG, encoded by the coding sequence ATGACCCAGTCCCCCTTCGCCGGCTCCCCCCTGCGTGTCGGCGTCGTCGGCCTCGGCGTCATGGGCAAGAACCACGCGCGGGTGCTGGCCGAACTGCCGGGCGTCACCCTCGCCGGCGTCGCCGATCCCGATGCCGCTCAGGTCGACTTCGTCACCTCCCGCCTGGGGTGCCCGGGCTTCGCCTCCCTCGAGGCGCTGATGGATGCCGGCATCGACGCGCTCACCATCGCCGCGCCGACGCAGCTCCACACGCCCATCGCGCTCGCCGCCATCGCCCGCGGCATTCACGTCCTCGTCGAAAAGCCCATCGCCCAGTCGGTCGAGGAAGGCCGCCGCATCATCGACGCCGCCGAACGGGCCGGCGTCACGCTGATGGTTGGCCATGTCGAGCGCTTCAATCCGGCTGTCCAGTCGATCCGCCAGGCCATCGCCGACGACGACATACTCTCCATCCAGATCACCCGCGTCGGTCCCTTCCCGCCGCGCATGTCCGACATCGGCGTCGTCATCGACCTCGCCGTCCACGACATCGACCTGATCCGCTGGTTCACCGGCTCCGAGATCGCCGAGATCCAGCCGCAGACCAACTCCATCCATGCCGAGCGCGAGGACATCGCGCTGCTGCAGTTCCGCACCGCGTCCGGCGTGCTCGCGCACATCAACACCAACTGGCTGACGCCGTTCAAGGCGCGCACGGTGCACGTCGCCACCCGCAACAAATACATCACCGGCGACCTCATCACCCGCCAGGTCACCGAGTGCTTCGACTACAAGCCCGACGGCTCCTATTCGATGCGCCACCTCTCGGTCGCCTATGCCGAGCCGCTGCGCGCCGAGCTCGTGGCCTTCATCGACAGCGTGCGTACCGGCAAGGCGCCGGTCACCGGCGGCGCCGACGGCCTCGCCTCCCTCGACATCGCAATGCGCTGCCTCGGCGAGCGCGCGGCCCCGGCCGTGCAGCCGAAGCTGGTGGCGGGCGGCCGCGGCTGA
- a CDS encoding methyl-accepting chemotaxis protein, whose product MKNISLSKKLMIVFGALVLLSSALNGVIFYNKATLETTSTWTNHTFRVIDQANTLMAAMVDQETGFRGYLITGQDGSLQPFRAGQEQFRAAMARIKSLTSDNAAQQRRLDEIAAAANQWRTEVAEKGIRLMASEATRAAARDLEITGAGKTSMDRIRARVAEVIDGERALLETREQARLSAQSTITWVIAMSAVAMLLLAGVSIYLLTAAISTPIRTLTTAMGRIAAGELQTTVPFQTQRDEIGLIAKALQSFRQSLAEAETARRDQAAREETERQTLARREKLAADFVGRMQDLAKGFAQSSGEVADSARNLSATAEETSRQAQAVAAAAEEAASNVQTVAASAEEMAASVREINGQVSHSTVVAGTAFAEAESSNTRIAALATAASAIGDVINLIKGIADQTNLLALNATIEAARAGEAGKGFAVVAAEVKQLATQTAKATDEIGAKVGEIQLATDGTVKSMTEIVRVIGNIREISSSIAGAVEEQGAATAEIARNCQQAAMGTQQVTQNISGVGQAAEMTGAASTQLMTLSGGLSSQAADLRQVVETFVSEFAAA is encoded by the coding sequence ATGAAAAATATATCGTTATCGAAGAAACTCATGATTGTATTCGGGGCGCTGGTCTTATTGTCGTCGGCCCTCAACGGCGTGATCTTCTACAACAAGGCCACGTTGGAGACGACGAGCACCTGGACCAACCACACGTTCCGGGTGATCGATCAGGCCAACACCCTGATGGCGGCCATGGTGGATCAGGAGACCGGCTTTCGCGGATATCTGATCACCGGGCAGGACGGCAGCCTGCAGCCCTTCAGGGCCGGCCAGGAACAGTTCCGTGCCGCCATGGCCCGGATCAAGTCCCTGACGTCCGACAATGCGGCCCAGCAGCGACGCCTGGACGAGATCGCCGCGGCCGCCAACCAGTGGCGGACCGAGGTGGCGGAAAAAGGCATCCGCCTGATGGCATCGGAGGCCACGCGCGCCGCAGCGCGTGATCTCGAGATCACCGGCGCGGGCAAGACGTCGATGGACAGAATCCGCGCGCGGGTCGCCGAGGTCATCGATGGCGAGCGAGCCCTGCTGGAGACGCGGGAGCAGGCGCGCCTTTCGGCTCAGAGCACCATCACCTGGGTCATCGCCATGAGCGCCGTCGCCATGCTGCTGCTCGCGGGCGTGTCGATCTATCTGCTGACCGCGGCCATTTCGACCCCGATCAGGACCCTGACGACCGCGATGGGGCGCATCGCCGCCGGCGAGTTGCAGACCACCGTGCCGTTCCAGACCCAGCGCGACGAAATCGGGCTGATCGCCAAGGCGTTGCAGAGCTTCCGCCAAAGCCTGGCCGAGGCCGAAACCGCCCGCCGCGACCAGGCCGCGCGCGAGGAGACCGAGCGTCAGACCCTCGCTCGCCGCGAGAAGCTGGCCGCGGATTTCGTGGGTCGCATGCAGGACCTCGCGAAAGGCTTTGCCCAGTCTTCGGGCGAGGTCGCCGACAGCGCCCGCAATCTCTCCGCCACGGCGGAAGAGACCTCGCGGCAGGCTCAGGCCGTGGCGGCAGCTGCCGAAGAGGCCGCGAGCAACGTCCAGACCGTCGCGGCCTCCGCCGAGGAGATGGCGGCCTCCGTCCGCGAGATCAACGGGCAGGTCAGCCATTCCACGGTCGTCGCCGGAACGGCGTTTGCCGAGGCGGAGTCGTCCAATACGCGCATCGCGGCGCTCGCCACGGCCGCGAGCGCGATCGGCGACGTGATCAACCTGATCAAGGGCATCGCCGACCAGACGAACCTGCTGGCCCTCAATGCGACGATCGAGGCCGCGCGGGCCGGAGAGGCCGGCAAGGGCTTCGCGGTCGTCGCCGCGGAGGTCAAGCAGCTGGCCACGCAGACGGCGAAGGCGACGGACGAGATCGGCGCGAAGGTCGGCGAAATCCAGCTCGCGACGGACGGCACCGTGAAGTCGATGACAGAGATCGTCCGGGTGATCGGCAACATCCGGGAGATCTCCTCGTCCATCGCGGGAGCCGTCGAGGAGCAGGGCGCCGCCACCGCCGAGATCGCCCGCAACTGCCAGCAGGCTGCCATGGGAACGCAGCAGGTCACGCAGAACATTTCCGGCGTCGGCCAGGCCGCCGAGATGACGGGTGCCGCGTCGACGCAGCTGATGACGCTCTCAGGTGGTCTGTCGAGCCAGGCGGCCGACCTGCGGCAGGTCGTCGAGACCTTCGTCAGCGAGTTCGCCGCCGCGTAA
- a CDS encoding AraC family transcriptional regulator → MDLGTGNPVVVTYGQADPPTGGTDSAFAMNTDLSLWNARFRDPDEAAEVMSKATHSRLRNEPSRLHPYTLALDFASDGTATVMNRVRSGGPMLIESGPRYLGICCVWGGSGAILRSRNVDGVKPGEGMIFDTARVKGHTGGAHCSDTVVLIRFDQLVEASRFLVDRPLRDTWPATRLFTSREVLGAGLQSLVRAAAATVELAQTREGPASHSLRAIGEAIKVFVLEQAGVFGDPDDDVPLPSAAQVQKALDIIESMTEPLTVVELAQTLNVSVRSLQIAFRKHFGALPHAAIKAARLRQARRLFESGTVTTVKEAALRLGFTNAARFAVEYRAAFGESPVSTLDRTLDG, encoded by the coding sequence ATGGACCTCGGCACCGGCAACCCGGTAGTCGTGACGTACGGTCAAGCAGACCCCCCGACCGGTGGAACTGACAGTGCCTTCGCAATGAATACCGACTTGTCACTGTGGAATGCTCGGTTCCGCGATCCCGACGAAGCCGCCGAGGTGATGTCAAAGGCGACCCACTCACGCCTGAGGAATGAACCCTCCAGGCTCCATCCCTATACTCTGGCCCTGGATTTCGCATCGGATGGCACCGCAACCGTCATGAACCGCGTACGCAGTGGCGGCCCGATGTTGATCGAGAGCGGTCCCCGTTACCTCGGCATCTGCTGCGTGTGGGGTGGCAGCGGCGCAATTCTCCGCTCGCGGAACGTGGACGGCGTGAAGCCCGGCGAGGGCATGATCTTCGATACCGCCCGGGTCAAGGGCCATACGGGAGGAGCCCACTGCTCCGACACCGTCGTCTTGATTCGCTTCGACCAGCTGGTTGAGGCCTCGCGCTTCCTCGTGGACCGCCCGCTGCGGGACACCTGGCCAGCCACCCGGCTCTTCACCTCCCGCGAAGTCTTGGGGGCGGGCCTTCAGAGCCTGGTGCGCGCCGCTGCAGCCACCGTCGAACTGGCGCAGACCCGGGAGGGCCCGGCCAGCCATTCGCTGCGAGCGATCGGGGAAGCCATCAAGGTGTTCGTGCTCGAGCAGGCAGGTGTCTTCGGTGATCCCGATGACGACGTGCCGCTGCCGTCCGCCGCCCAGGTGCAAAAAGCGCTCGACATCATCGAGTCCATGACCGAGCCGCTGACGGTCGTCGAGCTCGCCCAAACCTTGAATGTCAGCGTACGGTCGCTGCAGATCGCCTTCCGCAAGCATTTTGGCGCCCTTCCGCATGCCGCCATCAAGGCCGCCCGGCTCCGGCAGGCCCGACGGCTGTTCGAGAGCGGCACGGTGACGACGGTGAAGGAAGCGGCGCTTCGCCTCGGCTTCACCAATGCGGCGCGGTTCGCGGTCGAATATCGCGCGGCTTTCGGTGAGAGCCCGGTCAGCACCCTGGACAGGACGCTCGACGGCTGA
- a CDS encoding aldo/keto reductase, which yields MDYRTLGGSGLKIPALTLGTATFGGGSDFLRKWGATDVAEATRLIDVSLELGCTMFDTADGYSAGLSEEILGQAIKGRRDAVIVATKTGMPMGPGPNEIGTSRSKIIASCEASLKRLGTDYVDLYQLHAFDALTPIEEMLTALDALIRAGKIRYFGVSNYSGWHLMKMLALADRHGLPRPVTHQAYYTLVARDFEWELMPLGLDQNVGTLVWSPLSGAKLSGKIGRNRRPPEDSRLATDASWPVPEDRLYAVTDALEKVCAEVGRSMAQVALAWLLARPTVSSIVIGARNEAQLRDNLAACELKLTAEQTAALDAASAIPPAYPYWHQRRTMMSRNPPPVM from the coding sequence ATGGACTACCGCACGCTCGGAGGCTCCGGCCTCAAGATCCCCGCCCTGACGCTCGGCACCGCCACCTTCGGCGGGGGCAGCGACTTCCTGCGCAAATGGGGCGCCACCGACGTCGCCGAGGCCACCCGACTGATCGACGTCAGCCTCGAACTCGGCTGCACCATGTTCGACACCGCCGACGGCTATTCCGCCGGCCTGTCGGAGGAGATCCTCGGCCAGGCGATCAAGGGGCGCCGCGACGCGGTCATCGTCGCCACGAAGACCGGCATGCCCATGGGTCCCGGCCCCAACGAGATCGGCACGTCGAGGTCCAAGATCATCGCCTCCTGCGAGGCCAGCCTGAAGCGCCTCGGCACCGACTATGTCGACCTCTATCAGCTCCACGCCTTCGACGCGCTGACCCCCATCGAGGAGATGCTGACGGCTCTCGACGCGCTGATCCGCGCCGGCAAGATCCGCTATTTCGGCGTCTCCAACTATTCCGGCTGGCACCTGATGAAGATGCTGGCGCTCGCCGACCGCCACGGCCTGCCGCGGCCGGTCACCCACCAGGCCTATTACACCCTGGTGGCGCGCGACTTCGAATGGGAGCTCATGCCCCTCGGCCTTGACCAGAATGTGGGCACGCTCGTCTGGTCGCCGCTGTCGGGCGCCAAGCTCTCCGGCAAGATCGGCCGCAACCGTCGCCCGCCGGAGGACAGCCGCCTGGCCACCGATGCGAGCTGGCCCGTGCCGGAGGACAGGCTCTACGCCGTCACCGACGCGCTGGAAAAGGTCTGCGCCGAAGTCGGCCGCTCCATGGCGCAGGTGGCGCTCGCCTGGCTCCTCGCCCGCCCCACCGTCTCCTCCATCGTCATCGGCGCCCGCAACGAGGCGCAGTTGCGCGACAACCTCGCCGCCTGCGAGCTGAAGCTGACGGCGGAGCAGACCGCCGCGCTCGACGCCGCCAGCGCCATTCCGCCGGCCTATCCCTACTGGCACCAGCGCCGCACCATGATGAGCCGCAATCCGCCGCCGGTCATGTGA